TCGTCGCCACGACCGAGTACATGAACGAACTCGGAGCCACCCGCCCCGAAGCGTTCGTCGCTCAAGTTACCGGCGTCGTCGCCATCACCGTCTGGACAGTCGGCATGACCGCCCTCATCTGGTTCGTTTTCAAGCTGGCAGGTCAGGCTCGAGTCACACCCGAACACGAGCGCGACGGGCTCGACGTCTCCGAACACGGCGTCGACACCTACCCCGAGTTCGGCCAGCCGGACGTCGCGACCGACGGTGGGACGGACGAGAAAATCATCCGCACTGACGGCGGTGAGCGACTCGACGGTGAGCGCGAGCAAAGCGAGCGCGATCCACATCGGAACGCGAAGCGTTCCGAGGACGAGTCGCGATCCTCGTCAGAGCTTCGCTCTGACGGTGGCAAACCCAACGACGGCGAGCTCAAGATGATCACCGCGATCATCCGCCCCGACAAGCTCGGCGACGTCAAGAAGGGACTCGCCGAGATCGGCGCGCCGTCGCTGACGGTCACCAACGTCTCCGGCCGCGGCTCCCAGCCCGCCAAGAAGGGCCAGTGGCGCGGCGAGGAGTACACGGTCGATCTCCACCAGAAGGTCAAGATCGAGTGCGTCGTTGCCGACATCCCGGCCCAGGACGTCGTCGAGGCCATCGGCGAAGCCGCCAACACCGGCGAGCCGGGCGACGGCAAGATCTTCGTCATGCCCGTCGAGGACGCCTACCAGGTCCGGACCGGAAAAACCGGACAGGACGCCGTCTGAGCTCGGGACGCGCCGGTCGTCACACGCGCGTTTCGCCGAGACGCGCTCGCGCGACCCACGTTCCGCGGTGCCTCTGACAATCGGTAGTTCGGCGCCCGTTCCGAACCGGGCGCCACCGGTCGTCGCTGATATACCGACGACCGCCATTCGTTGGTGGGACTCCCCTACCGTTTGATCGTGTCACGGTTCTCGACGGAGCGGGTCCACCGAGTTCTGGTTTTCGACCGATCGGTTTCCCGTTCGATCGGCACCGTCGCTCGAGTCGACGACGCCGCGAGTCTCGGTCGCCGACGCGGCGGGTACAATGGGAGAACCTGCCAGTACGCTTATTGAATGCGGCTACGAGACGGGGAGTGAATGAGTCAGAAACGCGACGGGTCGGCGTTGGCGTACGACGAAGCCGAGACGGCCGACCGCAGTTCGGACCGTTCGAGCCGGACCGAATCGAGGAGAGAGATCTCGTTGCTCGAGGGTGAGGAGGTCCTCGTCGACGCGCAGCCGACGTGGTGGAACTGGATCGGCCACGCCGTCGGCGGCGGACTGGCTGGATTGATCGGAGTGCTCGGCCTCGCGGCCGGGAGCGCAGCGGCGGGAGTGCTCGGAATCGTCACGGGACTTGTGATCGCGGGCTATATCTGGTATCGACGGAACCGGGTCCGCTATCTCGTCACCGACCGACGGCTCGTCGTGATCGCGGGATTCACCGCCAGGACGACCTCCGAGACGTGGATGGAAGATATTCGCGGACTACAGACGAGTACAACCGCCTTCAGTCGCGGACGGGGGTTCGGAACGGTCACCGTCTCGCACGCGGTGATCCCACAGGGATTCAGCCGAACGAGCGCGCTGTCGCTCTCGGGCGTACCGAACTACGCCGACGTGGCGAACACGATCCGGCAGCGCCAGTCCGAGCGGAAGGCCGGCGACTACTGAGCCGCCGCTTCGGTCCCGTCCTCGAGGAAACCTCGGTACTACTTTCCCGTCCCGTGGTCAA
This genomic window from Haloterrigena salifodinae contains:
- a CDS encoding PH domain-containing protein, which produces MSQKRDGSALAYDEAETADRSSDRSSRTESRREISLLEGEEVLVDAQPTWWNWIGHAVGGGLAGLIGVLGLAAGSAAAGVLGIVTGLVIAGYIWYRRNRVRYLVTDRRLVVIAGFTARTTSETWMEDIRGLQTSTTAFSRGRGFGTVTVSHAVIPQGFSRTSALSLSGVPNYADVANTIRQRQSERKAGDY